The following are encoded together in the Bacillus sp. NP157 genome:
- the aceF gene encoding dihydrolipoyllysine-residue acetyltransferase, protein MADVKEARVPDIGGKPVPIIEIMVKVGDTVEKDQSLVTLESDKATMEVPAPFAGVIKELKVKVGDEVNDNDVIALVEAAGDAPAAAAPKADAPKQEEKAAPAPAPAPATAKAAAPSASKASGPVNVNVPDIGGKPVPIIEIMVKVGDTVEKDQSLMTLESDKATMDIPAPAAGVIKELKVKVGDEVNDGDLIAVLEGEGGGEAVAADAPKADKPAAEAPAKPAAAAAPTPAASKADAPVGGTPRTPPVSFDASVIMPGDAPYASPAVRAFARELGVDVAQVKGSGRGGRIQREDISAYVKNVMTSGAAPSAGGAPASGGGNGLTLLPWPKVDFSKFGDVEEKPLGRIPKISAANLARNWAMIPHVTQFEDADITEMEAFRKKLGEENKELKVTPLVFQIKAVVAALKKFPTFNSSLDAAGETLTLKKYYNIGIAVDTPDGLVVPVIRDADKKGLLELAAELGEISKKARDKKLTAADMSGGCFSISSLGGIGGTAFTPIINAPEVAILGVSKAAMKPVWNGKEFAPRLLLPLSLSYDHRVIDGALAARFAVYLAQQLGDIRRLLL, encoded by the coding sequence ATGGCCGACGTCAAAGAAGCCCGCGTCCCCGATATCGGTGGCAAGCCGGTGCCCATCATCGAAATCATGGTCAAGGTCGGCGATACCGTCGAAAAGGACCAGAGCCTGGTCACGCTGGAGTCCGACAAGGCCACCATGGAAGTGCCCGCGCCGTTTGCCGGCGTGATCAAGGAGCTGAAGGTCAAGGTCGGTGACGAGGTCAACGACAACGACGTGATCGCCCTGGTCGAGGCCGCTGGCGATGCGCCGGCCGCCGCCGCACCCAAGGCCGACGCGCCGAAGCAGGAAGAAAAGGCCGCCCCGGCGCCGGCCCCGGCTCCGGCCACCGCCAAGGCCGCGGCGCCGTCCGCGTCGAAGGCTTCCGGCCCGGTCAACGTCAATGTCCCGGACATCGGCGGCAAGCCCGTGCCGATCATCGAGATCATGGTCAAGGTCGGCGACACCGTCGAAAAAGACCAGAGCCTGATGACCCTGGAATCCGACAAGGCCACGATGGACATCCCGGCCCCGGCCGCAGGCGTCATCAAGGAACTGAAGGTCAAGGTCGGCGACGAAGTGAACGACGGCGACCTCATCGCCGTGCTGGAAGGCGAGGGTGGCGGCGAAGCCGTCGCGGCCGACGCGCCGAAGGCCGACAAGCCTGCCGCCGAAGCCCCCGCGAAGCCGGCAGCCGCTGCCGCGCCGACCCCGGCGGCGAGCAAGGCCGACGCCCCGGTCGGTGGCACCCCGCGTACCCCGCCGGTGTCGTTCGACGCCTCGGTGATCATGCCGGGCGATGCCCCCTACGCCAGCCCCGCCGTGCGTGCGTTCGCACGCGAGCTCGGCGTGGACGTGGCCCAGGTCAAGGGTAGCGGCCGTGGCGGTCGCATCCAGCGCGAAGACATCTCCGCCTACGTCAAGAACGTGATGACCTCCGGCGCGGCACCGTCCGCGGGCGGCGCACCGGCATCGGGTGGCGGCAACGGCCTGACCCTGCTGCCGTGGCCGAAGGTCGACTTCTCGAAGTTCGGCGACGTGGAAGAAAAGCCGCTGGGCCGCATCCCGAAGATCTCGGCCGCGAACCTCGCCCGCAACTGGGCGATGATCCCGCACGTCACGCAGTTCGAAGACGCCGACATCACCGAGATGGAAGCCTTCCGCAAGAAGCTCGGCGAAGAGAACAAGGAACTGAAGGTCACCCCGCTGGTCTTCCAGATCAAGGCGGTGGTCGCGGCGCTGAAGAAGTTCCCGACCTTCAACTCGTCGCTCGACGCGGCCGGCGAAACGCTGACGCTGAAGAAGTACTACAACATCGGCATCGCCGTGGACACGCCGGACGGCCTGGTCGTCCCGGTCATCCGCGACGCCGACAAGAAGGGCCTGCTCGAGCTCGCCGCCGAACTCGGTGAAATCTCAAAGAAGGCGCGCGACAAGAAGCTCACCGCCGCCGACATGTCGGGTGGCTGCTTCTCGATCTCCTCGCTCGGCGGCATCGGTGGCACGGCGTTCACGCCGATCATCAACGCGCCGGAAGTGGCGATCCTCGGCGTTTCCAAGGCGGCGATGAAGCCGGTCTGGAACGGCAAGGAATTCGCGCCGCGCCTGCTGCTGCCGCTGTCGCTGTCGTACGACCATCGCGTCATCGACGGTGCCCTGGCCGCACGCTTCGCCGTGTACCTCGCCCAGCAGCTCGGCGACATCCGTCGCCTGCTGCTCTGA
- the rpe gene encoding ribulose-phosphate 3-epimerase, whose translation MSKQSPVIAPSILSADFARLGEDTRKVLDAGAQWVHFDVMDNHYVPNLTIGPMVLKALRDFGITEHIDVHLMVKPVDRIVPDFAKAGARSISFHPEASEHVDRTIQLIQGEGCEAGLVFNPATPLNWLDYVMDKIDMVLIMSVNPGFGGQKFIPGTLDKIRHVRERIDASGRKIRLEVDGGVNADNIGEIAAAGADTFVAGSAIFNAPDYADVIRRMHAAIDKG comes from the coding sequence ATGTCCAAGCAATCCCCCGTCATCGCCCCGTCCATCCTCTCCGCCGACTTTGCCCGCCTGGGTGAGGACACGCGGAAGGTCCTCGATGCCGGTGCGCAGTGGGTGCATTTCGACGTGATGGACAACCATTACGTGCCGAACCTCACGATCGGCCCGATGGTGTTGAAGGCATTGCGCGATTTCGGCATCACCGAGCACATCGACGTGCACCTGATGGTCAAGCCGGTGGACCGGATCGTCCCGGACTTCGCCAAGGCCGGCGCGCGCAGCATCAGCTTCCACCCGGAGGCGTCCGAGCACGTCGACCGCACCATCCAGCTGATCCAGGGCGAAGGCTGCGAAGCCGGCCTGGTGTTCAACCCGGCCACGCCGCTGAACTGGCTGGACTACGTGATGGACAAGATCGACATGGTGCTGATCATGTCGGTGAACCCCGGTTTTGGCGGGCAGAAGTTCATTCCGGGCACGCTGGACAAGATCCGCCACGTGCGCGAGCGGATCGACGCGAGCGGCCGCAAGATCCGCCTGGAAGTGGACGGCGGGGTCAATGCCGACAATATCGGCGAGATTGCTGCCGCCGGTGCGGATACCTTCGTCGCGGGCTCGGCTATCTTCAACGCGCCGGACTACGCCGACGTCATCCGTCGGATGCATGCCGCGATCGACAAGGGCTGA
- a CDS encoding amino acid permease, with protein MPAPQPAHYLRRLGTWDAAMIVIGGVIGAGIFRTPAAVAKSTSSGMEVIILWTLGGLLTLAGVLCYAELGARRPQAGGTYVYLREAFGQLPAFLFGWTMALINYPGSVAAVATTFADYATRAVGLPHEWVKPVAVSAIAFIVAVNLFGIRAGAWVQNIFTVLKLGAVAMLIAVGLYLARGHLGLAFAADTTRDVPPSMVIGALLPAMFAYGGFHYLNDLAGEVRNPQRTLPRALGLGMASVVVCYVLVNIAYMAGLGHAGLAASTAPAADLMRRVFGESGATVIAVGIACSTFGYCSIAIAGGARVLQVMSADGMFFKPIARIDVKSGAPRVALIVLGAWAITLILSGSFEALVDYTTVGEWLSHAFGIATIFWYRRKLKSEPSPYLVPGYPWVPLIFTTTVLCVIVATAITQPQNAGMSLLIIALGVPVYYLWRKKRTDAL; from the coding sequence ATGCCAGCACCGCAGCCCGCTCACTACCTACGTCGTCTCGGTACCTGGGACGCGGCGATGATCGTCATTGGCGGTGTCATCGGCGCGGGCATCTTCCGTACGCCGGCGGCCGTGGCCAAGAGCACCAGCTCGGGGATGGAGGTGATCATCCTCTGGACCCTGGGTGGCTTGCTGACCCTGGCGGGCGTGCTCTGTTACGCCGAACTCGGTGCCCGGCGTCCGCAGGCGGGCGGCACCTACGTCTACCTGCGCGAGGCCTTCGGCCAGCTGCCGGCCTTCCTGTTCGGCTGGACAATGGCGCTGATCAACTACCCGGGCAGCGTCGCCGCGGTGGCGACGACGTTCGCGGACTACGCGACGCGTGCCGTCGGCCTGCCGCATGAATGGGTCAAGCCCGTCGCCGTGTCGGCGATCGCCTTCATCGTCGCGGTCAACCTGTTCGGTATCCGGGCGGGCGCATGGGTGCAGAACATCTTCACCGTGCTGAAACTCGGCGCGGTCGCCATGCTGATCGCGGTTGGCCTTTACCTGGCACGCGGCCATCTCGGCCTGGCCTTCGCCGCCGACACCACGCGTGACGTGCCGCCGTCGATGGTCATCGGCGCACTGCTTCCGGCGATGTTCGCCTACGGCGGTTTCCACTATCTGAACGACCTCGCCGGCGAAGTCCGCAATCCGCAACGCACGTTGCCGCGCGCGCTTGGGCTGGGCATGGCCAGCGTCGTCGTCTGCTACGTGTTGGTGAACATCGCCTACATGGCGGGCCTCGGTCATGCCGGCCTCGCGGCGAGCACCGCGCCGGCGGCCGACCTGATGCGCCGCGTGTTCGGCGAGTCGGGCGCGACGGTGATCGCGGTCGGCATCGCCTGCTCGACCTTCGGTTACTGCAGCATCGCCATTGCCGGCGGCGCCCGCGTGCTGCAGGTGATGAGCGCCGACGGCATGTTCTTCAAACCGATCGCGCGGATCGACGTGAAGTCCGGCGCGCCGCGCGTCGCGCTGATCGTGCTCGGCGCATGGGCGATCACCCTGATCCTCTCGGGCAGCTTCGAAGCGCTCGTGGACTACACCACGGTGGGCGAATGGCTGTCGCACGCCTTCGGCATCGCGACCATCTTCTGGTACCGGCGCAAGCTGAAATCGGAACCGTCGCCGTACCTGGTCCCCGGTTATCCGTGGGTGCCGCTGATCTTCACCACGACGGTGCTGTGCGTCATCGTCGCCACCGCGATCACCCAGCCGCAGAACGCCGGCATGAGCCTGCTGATCATCGCGCTGGGCGTGCCGGTGTATTACCTCTGGCGCAAAAAGCGCACGGACGCCCTGTAG
- a CDS encoding DUF962 domain-containing protein: MRDAATWFGNYSRDHQNPTNRLIHWVCVPAITWTVIALVWLVPVPPGLGKPGLWAVLAMFLAFLFYYWRLSRKIGLAMAGAFVALGFLTDTLYYALGATGLGYLAVIVFVVAWVGQFIGHKIEGRRPSFFTDLQYLLIGPAWLMSKALRRAGVDY, encoded by the coding sequence ATGCGCGACGCGGCCACCTGGTTCGGCAACTACAGCCGTGACCACCAGAACCCGACCAACCGGCTGATCCACTGGGTCTGCGTGCCGGCGATCACCTGGACCGTGATCGCCCTGGTCTGGCTGGTCCCGGTACCGCCGGGCCTGGGCAAACCGGGTCTGTGGGCGGTGCTGGCGATGTTCCTCGCCTTCCTTTTCTACTACTGGCGGTTGTCGCGGAAGATCGGCCTGGCCATGGCCGGCGCCTTCGTCGCGCTGGGTTTCCTCACCGACACGCTGTACTACGCCCTCGGCGCCACCGGCCTCGGCTACCTCGCCGTGATCGTCTTCGTGGTCGCCTGGGTCGGCCAGTTCATCGGCCACAAGATCGAAGGTCGCCGGCCGTCGTTCTTCACCGACCTGCAGTACCTCCTGATCGGACCGGCCTGGCTGATGAGCAAGGCCCTTCGCCGCGCGGGCGTGGACTACTGA
- a CDS encoding transposase produces MTTRPGHAALRRGRVSEPGRIYLVTCVAWNRAPIFRDYRVARAVSRIIHSPSTWPHARCLAWVLMPDHWHGLIELGESDLSRVVGRMKSQVKRSFTAQGRESPVWQRAFQDRALRADEDVKLAARYIVANPVRAGLVENVCDYPYWNAVWL; encoded by the coding sequence ATGACGACAAGACCTGGCCATGCCGCGCTTCGCCGCGGGCGCGTTTCCGAACCCGGGCGCATCTACCTGGTGACCTGCGTCGCCTGGAACCGGGCGCCGATCTTCCGCGACTACCGCGTGGCGCGCGCCGTCTCGCGGATCATCCACTCGCCCTCGACCTGGCCCCACGCCCGCTGTCTCGCCTGGGTGCTGATGCCCGATCACTGGCATGGCTTGATCGAGCTGGGGGAGTCCGACCTGTCGAGAGTCGTCGGCCGGATGAAGTCGCAGGTGAAGCGATCGTTCACCGCGCAGGGCCGTGAGTCACCCGTCTGGCAGCGCGCTTTCCAGGACCGCGCGTTGCGCGCCGACGAGGACGTCAAGCTGGCGGCGCGTTACATCGTCGCCAATCCGGTTCGCGCAGGGCTCGTCGAGAACGTCTGCGACTACCCGTACTGGAACGCCGTATGGCTGTAG
- the djlA gene encoding co-chaperone DjlA, protein MNFSGTLIGAVIGMWLTHNLLGALIGGALGFMFDASRQQQRRRAPTQGGYVAPLFALIGAVAKADGRISEAEIAIAERLMARMGLDQDDRARAIDAFNEGKQPEFNATEVIDELRQWVGHRRDHAFPVIDVVIETVLAEGSSPSPEKMAILRQLAFALRVSDMELMALMAMKGYAWNGGGNYRGQSQGGQGGRGGYVPPQRNTQGPDPYTVLGIQRDADDRAIKRAYRKLISEHHPDRLGDLPEDMRRRAESRASEINAAYERIKSERGFK, encoded by the coding sequence ATGAATTTCTCCGGCACACTTATCGGCGCCGTCATCGGGATGTGGCTCACCCACAACCTGCTCGGCGCCCTCATCGGCGGCGCGCTCGGCTTCATGTTCGACGCCAGCCGCCAGCAACAGCGCCGTCGCGCGCCAACCCAGGGTGGCTATGTCGCCCCGCTGTTCGCGCTGATCGGCGCCGTCGCCAAGGCGGACGGACGGATTTCCGAAGCTGAGATCGCCATCGCCGAGCGGCTGATGGCGCGCATGGGCCTGGACCAGGATGACCGCGCGCGGGCGATCGACGCCTTCAACGAAGGCAAGCAGCCCGAGTTCAACGCCACCGAAGTGATCGACGAGCTTCGCCAGTGGGTCGGCCACCGCCGCGACCACGCCTTCCCGGTGATCGACGTCGTCATCGAAACCGTGCTCGCCGAAGGCAGCAGCCCGTCGCCGGAGAAGATGGCGATCCTGCGCCAGCTCGCCTTCGCCCTGCGCGTCAGCGACATGGAACTGATGGCGCTGATGGCGATGAAGGGCTACGCCTGGAACGGCGGCGGCAACTATCGCGGCCAAAGCCAGGGTGGCCAGGGCGGCCGCGGCGGCTACGTGCCCCCGCAGCGCAATACGCAGGGGCCCGACCCGTATACGGTGCTCGGCATCCAGCGCGATGCGGATGACCGCGCGATCAAGCGGGCGTATCGCAAGCTGATTTCCGAGCACCATCCGGATCGGCTGGGTGATTTGCCCGAGGATATGCGCCGGCGTGCGGAGTCGCGTGCCAGCGAGATCAATGCGGCTTATGAGCGGATCAAGTCGGAGCGGGGCTTTAAGTAG
- the lpdA gene encoding dihydrolipoyl dehydrogenase, producing MANTIELKVPDLGGSHDVPVIEILVKVGDVVEKDQSLITLESDKATMDVPASQGGKIVEIKVKVGDEVNDGTLIATIEAAGAGDASAADKAGADKASADKAAPAKASADTAAASKPADKPASQGTVSEAPAHQAPAPGKQGTAPQAAAPSGRKADIECQLVVLGSGPGGYTAAFRGADVGLDTVLVERYESLGGVCLNVGCIPSKALLHAAAVIDEAAAIEAHGISFGKPKIDLDKLRSFKEKVVGKLTGGLAQMAKARKVRTVTGVGMFISANEMEVKTADGTKLIRFENAIIAAGSQSVKLPSFPWDDERVIDSTGALELRDVPKTMLVVGGGIIGLEMATVYAGLGTDVTVVELADQLMPGADLDLVKPLQQRIAKRYKGIHLKTKVVEAKATKKGIEVTFDGESIPETKLFDRVLVSVGRSPNGGKVGADKAGVEVTDRGFIAVDRQMRTNVPHIFAIGDLVGQPMLAHKATHEAKVAAEAAAGQKSFFDARVIPSVAYTDPEIAWVGVTEREAKEKGLKVGVGKFPWAASGRAIGIDRTEGFTKLIFDEETHRIVGAGIVGVHAGDLISELALAIEMSCEAGDIGRTVHPHPTLGESVGMAAEVYEGTITDLYIPKKK from the coding sequence ATGGCAAACACCATTGAACTGAAAGTGCCGGACCTCGGCGGTTCGCACGACGTGCCGGTGATCGAGATCCTCGTAAAAGTGGGCGACGTGGTCGAGAAGGACCAGAGCCTGATCACGCTGGAATCGGACAAGGCGACGATGGACGTGCCGGCCTCGCAGGGCGGCAAGATCGTCGAGATCAAGGTCAAGGTCGGCGACGAAGTCAACGACGGCACGCTGATCGCGACGATCGAGGCGGCTGGCGCGGGCGATGCGTCGGCGGCCGACAAGGCGGGCGCCGACAAGGCATCGGCCGACAAGGCGGCTCCGGCGAAGGCCTCGGCTGACACGGCGGCGGCCTCGAAGCCGGCTGACAAGCCGGCCAGCCAGGGCACGGTCTCCGAAGCCCCGGCCCACCAGGCACCGGCACCCGGCAAGCAGGGCACGGCCCCGCAGGCTGCGGCACCGTCGGGTCGCAAGGCCGACATCGAATGCCAGCTGGTCGTGCTGGGCTCCGGCCCGGGCGGCTACACGGCGGCCTTCCGCGGCGCGGACGTCGGCCTCGACACCGTGCTGGTCGAGCGTTACGAATCGCTCGGCGGCGTCTGCCTCAACGTCGGCTGCATCCCGTCGAAGGCCCTGCTGCACGCGGCTGCCGTCATCGACGAAGCGGCGGCGATCGAAGCGCACGGCATCAGCTTCGGCAAGCCGAAGATCGACCTGGACAAGCTGCGCTCGTTCAAGGAAAAGGTCGTCGGCAAGCTCACCGGTGGCCTGGCCCAGATGGCCAAGGCGCGCAAGGTGCGCACCGTCACCGGCGTGGGCATGTTCATCTCGGCCAACGAGATGGAAGTGAAGACCGCCGACGGCACCAAGCTGATCCGTTTCGAAAACGCGATCATCGCGGCCGGTTCGCAGTCGGTGAAGCTGCCCTCGTTCCCGTGGGACGACGAGCGCGTCATCGACTCCACCGGCGCGTTGGAACTGCGTGACGTGCCCAAGACGATGCTCGTCGTCGGCGGCGGCATCATCGGCCTGGAAATGGCCACGGTGTACGCCGGCCTCGGCACGGACGTCACCGTCGTCGAACTCGCCGACCAGCTGATGCCGGGCGCCGACCTCGACCTGGTGAAGCCGCTGCAGCAGCGCATCGCCAAGCGTTACAAGGGCATCCACCTCAAGACCAAGGTCGTCGAGGCGAAGGCCACGAAGAAGGGCATCGAAGTGACCTTCGATGGCGAGAGCATTCCCGAGACGAAGCTGTTCGATCGCGTGCTCGTGTCGGTCGGCCGTTCGCCGAACGGCGGCAAGGTCGGCGCGGACAAGGCGGGCGTCGAAGTGACCGATCGCGGCTTCATCGCGGTCGATCGCCAGATGCGCACCAACGTGCCGCACATCTTCGCCATCGGCGACCTCGTCGGCCAGCCGATGCTGGCGCACAAGGCCACGCACGAAGCCAAGGTCGCCGCGGAAGCCGCGGCCGGCCAGAAGAGCTTCTTCGACGCACGCGTGATTCCGTCGGTGGCCTACACCGATCCGGAAATCGCATGGGTCGGCGTGACCGAACGCGAAGCGAAGGAAAAGGGCCTGAAGGTCGGCGTCGGCAAGTTCCCGTGGGCCGCCTCCGGCCGCGCGATCGGCATCGACCGCACCGAAGGCTTCACCAAGCTGATCTTCGACGAAGAGACCCACCGCATCGTCGGCGCCGGCATCGTCGGCGTCCACGCGGGCGACCTCATCAGCGAACTCGCACTCGCCATCGAAATGAGCTGCGAAGCCGGCGACATCGGCCGCACCGTCCACCCGCACCCCACGCTCGGCGAATCCGTCGGCATGGCCGCCGAGGTGTACGAAGGCACGATCACCGACCTCTACATCCCAAAGAAAAAATAA
- a CDS encoding cytochrome c: MRNLLTAALVMAVSAPVLAAAPAKPARLGMCAACHGENGLAINADAPNLAGQKAVYLRSALHQYRDGHRDNTVMRAIAGPLSDADIDQLSQWYAAQTPSKGAP, encoded by the coding sequence ATGCGTAATCTGTTGACCGCGGCGCTTGTCATGGCCGTCTCCGCCCCTGTCCTTGCTGCGGCGCCTGCGAAGCCGGCGCGGCTGGGGATGTGTGCGGCCTGCCATGGCGAGAACGGGTTGGCGATCAATGCCGATGCCCCGAACCTGGCCGGGCAGAAGGCGGTTTACCTGCGCTCGGCGTTGCACCAGTACCGCGATGGCCATCGGGATAACACCGTGATGCGTGCCATCGCCGGCCCTCTTTCCGATGCGGACATCGACCAGCTCTCGCAGTGGTACGCCGCCCAGACCCCCTCTAAGGGCGCTCCATGA
- a CDS encoding phosphoribosylaminoimidazolesuccinocarboxamide synthase, with product MPTTLSQSDLPGLDLIHRGKVRDVYALPGNRLLMVATDRLSAFDSVLPDPIPGKGEMLCQISNFWFEKTAHLIPNHLTGEDVASVLPAGVDPALYAKRAVITKRLKPVPVEAIARGYIIGSGWKDYQATGAICGITLPPGLQQAQQLPKPIFTPSTKAAVGDHDENVSFDTVVAAVGEDMANAVRDATLKIYQFAAEYAATRGIIIADTKFEFGTDEDGKLYIMDEMLTPDSSRFWPADSYKVGISPPSYDKQFVRDYLLDIGWNKEPPAPSVPASVIEGTAAKYAEALERLADIRLA from the coding sequence GTGCCCACCACCCTGAGCCAATCCGACCTCCCCGGCCTGGACCTGATCCACCGCGGCAAGGTCCGCGACGTCTACGCCCTGCCCGGCAACCGTCTGCTCATGGTGGCGACCGATCGCCTGTCGGCGTTTGACTCGGTGTTGCCCGACCCGATCCCGGGCAAGGGCGAGATGCTCTGCCAGATCTCGAACTTCTGGTTTGAGAAAACAGCCCACTTGATCCCGAACCACCTCACCGGCGAAGACGTGGCCTCCGTGCTGCCGGCCGGCGTGGACCCGGCGCTCTACGCGAAGCGCGCGGTGATCACCAAGCGGCTGAAGCCGGTGCCCGTCGAGGCGATCGCCCGCGGTTACATCATCGGTTCGGGCTGGAAGGACTACCAGGCCACCGGCGCCATCTGCGGCATCACCCTGCCGCCGGGCCTGCAGCAGGCCCAGCAGTTGCCGAAGCCGATCTTCACCCCGTCGACCAAGGCCGCCGTCGGCGACCACGACGAGAACGTGAGCTTCGATACCGTGGTCGCCGCCGTGGGCGAAGACATGGCCAACGCCGTGCGCGACGCCACGCTGAAGATCTACCAGTTCGCCGCCGAATACGCCGCCACCCGCGGCATCATCATCGCCGACACCAAGTTCGAGTTCGGCACGGATGAAGACGGCAAGCTGTACATCATGGACGAGATGCTGACCCCGGATTCCTCGCGTTTCTGGCCGGCGGATTCCTACAAGGTCGGCATCAGCCCGCCCAGCTACGACAAGCAGTTCGTCCGCGACTACCTGCTCGACATCGGCTGGAACAAGGAGCCCCCCGCACCCAGCGTCCCCGCCAGCGTGATCGAAGGCACCGCCGCGAAGTATGCTGAGGCCCTGGAGCGGTTGGCGGACATCCGCCTCGCCTGA
- a CDS encoding DUF2061 domain-containing protein, whose protein sequence is MARQIKFAATHFSIAFSLSYAFNQNVAISAIVGVAEPIAFAFGRSVLAETRQGLALAPAA, encoded by the coding sequence ATGGCCCGCCAGATCAAGTTCGCCGCGACGCACTTCAGCATCGCGTTCTCCCTCAGCTATGCCTTCAACCAGAACGTGGCGATCAGCGCCATCGTCGGCGTGGCCGAGCCGATCGCGTTTGCCTTCGGCCGTTCCGTGCTGGCGGAAACGCGCCAGGGCCTAGCGCTGGCTCCCGCTGCCTGA